The Humulus lupulus chromosome 3, drHumLupu1.1, whole genome shotgun sequence genome window below encodes:
- the LOC133820888 gene encoding epidermis-specific secreted glycoprotein EP1-like, with protein sequence MSSSLSRALVVLSLLLLLSQNTLSIVEAKVPKNATFQIINEGEFGPYVVEYNGNYRAKGFFNSPFELCFYNTTPNAFTLALRMATLRSESLFRWVWEANRGNPIGENGTLTLGVDGNLILADANGRVAWQTNTANRGVVGFEVLPTGNMVLHGSNGNFVWQSFDYPTDTLLVGQALRAGAQNKLVSRLSEAENKDGSYSMVLEPKQIALYYTTKNSPSPLLYFSSTGRFGSFQTPPTNATLEASSDRYDGFAYDMTLVVSNGGGNYILSRPNYNSTLSFLRLGIDGNVRLYTYYDHVDWRAWEVTLTIFDRRWTWESECQLPERCGTFGVCEDNQCVACPSENGLLGWTKNCQPKKVSSCKSSDFHYYKIEGVDHFLSKYTKGSVVKESDCGNKCTSDCKCLGYFYHKQASRCWIAYDLMTLTKVDNSTHVGYIKTPN encoded by the coding sequence ATGTCTTCCTCACTCAGCAGAGCTTTAGTGGTTCTCTCATTATTACTACttctttcccaaaataccctttccATTGTAGAAGCTAAAGTTCCAAAAAATGCTACTTTTCAAATTATTAACGAAGGAGAATTTGGTCCATACGTGGTTGAATACAACGGAAACTATCGTGCTAAAGGCTTCTTCAACTCACCATTCGAACTTTGCTTCTATAACACCACCCCTAATGCTTTCACCCTTGCCCTCCGCATGGCCACCCTCCGATCCGAGTCGCTCTTCCGATGGGTTTGGGAGGCCAATCGAGGCAATCCAATTGGCGAAAATGGCACACTCACACTCGGAGTCGACGGAAACCTCATCCTAGCCGACGCCAACGGCAGAGTGGCTTGGCAAACCAACACGGCCAACAGAGGCGTCGTTGGCTTTGAAGTGCTTCCTACCGGGAACATGGTTTTGCATGGGTCAAATGGTAATTTCGTGTGGCAAAGTTTTGATTACCCAACGGATACTCTTCTAGTGGGCCAGGCCTTACGGGCCGGGGCCCAAAATAAGCTGGTTAGTCGCCTCTCCGAAGCGGAGAACAAAGATGGGTCTTATAGCATGGTGTTAGAGCCCAAACAAATAGCACTCTATTACACTACCAAGAACTCTCCAAGCCCTTTGCTTTATTTCTCATCAACTGGGAGATTCGGCTCATTTCAAACCCCTCCAACGAACGCGACGTTGGAAGCGTCGTCGGACCGCTACGACGGTTTCGCTTACGATATGACGCTTGTTGTCTCAAACGGTGGTGGAAATTACATTCTTTCGAGACCTAATTACAACAGTACACTGTCGTTTTTAAGACTTGGAATAGATGGAAACGTTCGGCTCTACACTTACTACGACCACGTGGATTGGCGAGCGTGGGAAGTGACTCTTACCATTTTCGATAGAAGATGGACTTGGGAGAGCGAGTGCCAATTGCCTGAGCGATGTGGGACTTTTGGCGTTTGTGAGGACAACCAGTGCGTGGCTTGCCCTTCGGAGAATGGACTATTGGGGTGGACCAAGAATTGTCAACCCAAAAAGGTAAGCTCTTGTAAATCAAGTGAtttccactactacaaaatagaGGGAGTTGATCATTTCTTGAGCAAGTACACCAAGGGTAGTGTTGTCAAAGAAAGTGATTGTGGCAACAAGTGCACTTCGGATTGTAAGTGTTTGGGGTACTTTTATCACAAACAAGCTTCAAGGTGTTGGATTGCCTATGATTTGATGACTTTAACCAAAGTTGACAACTCTACTCACGTGGGCTACATCAAAACACCTAATTAA